A region of the Arachis hypogaea cultivar Tifrunner chromosome 15, arahy.Tifrunner.gnm2.J5K5, whole genome shotgun sequence genome:
TTTTGTCGATAGTATTAACAATGAGTGACTGACCATGGTAATAGCTTTGATATGATCATTGGTGATATCTATGGACAAGTTACCCTGCTTTTTAAGCTCAAACAAGACGTCAACTATGTCCTCCCCTTTCTTTCCATTATTATGATCTTCTTCGTGCTCTTCAATTACTCCTTGAAGAAACTCATCCAACTCCTTAAAAGTCTTTTCAACACGATCAAGCAAGCCACTTACCCTATCAACCCAACCCATGAAAGGAATATAATCCGaaacaaagaaagcaagaaatatAGCTTGGATCTCATTCAGCAACCCATGGAACCTACTCCTCTCCGCTCCTTCGCCGTCGTATCTTCTTCCGAACGCAATCCTGCACACTATAGAACTCGAAACGGACATCAATATCTCACTCAGATTCGTGGTTTTCGAAGAACTCACGTGCTCTGATATCCTGCCTAACATTCTTTCCACTTCAGATTTTCTGATGTGGTAGAATCCAGAGATTCGCTTGGAGCTGAAGAAATGAACGACGCAGATCTTCCTGATTTCTCTCCAGTACTCGCTGTATGGAGAGAAAATCAAATCGAAACCGTTGTAAGAGAGTCTGGTGGTTCCGAGCGAGGGAGGTCTGCTTGAAACGTCAAGATCGTGGTCTTTGAGAACCTCCTTTGCGAGTTTCGGTGAGGAGATGACTATGGCTGGTTTGAAACCTATTTGAAGGGAGAATATGGAGCCGTAGATCTTTGAGAGGTTCCAAAGTTGGACATTGAGGTTGGAACTGTCGAGTTGGTGGAGGTTTCCGATTATGGGAAGTGGTTTAGGACCTGGTGGTAGAGTGGTTCTTCTGTGTTGTTGTTTCTTGAAGTGATGAAATATCATTACTGCCATTAGAGGAACTGCAAGAAGAAGCAGATAATACAGAAATGAAAACATTCTgtggaagaaattaaagaagccAATGCAAGCTAAGGGTGACTAATTAGTTATAGAGAATGATCAGATACACTTTGTTGCTAAGAAAATTAAATATCTTACGATATATATAGAGTTGAATCTCgtaaaattgatattatttttttttaggtATGATATTTGATATGATGTGAAGCAGCCGAAGAAAATTCATAGTCCAAACGGAAGTGtgctatatattttttatgttgtatatTCTGGTAAATCAGCAGAGAATTAAaactttatattaaattaatgtaCTAGCAAGAGATGATATAAGACCAAATGCTTTGAATAAGAAGACAATTCCAAGTCCAAAGAGTTGTTACAATTTATATGTGTAGCAATTGAAGAGTATGCAACTTTTGTGTGACTCTACTCTTACATTCGACAAGTGGATTCATATTCATTTTGACTAGTTACGTTTTGTTGAATCTATCTATACTAGATCCACAACAATACATAACTGTTGGAATTTATTAttaatctattatctattatctcAGCCTGTACAATGTACCAAAAAATACGCACGCTTTCTTGTCTCCTCAGATCACAGGTGCCGCttcatgaattttttttataaaaaaaaatataggtacacaatgaaaatactaaataatatgaataatagatatattagatgttcaattcaatatgtatgcaaataattatttttattattttttattaaatgattatttcttttgattcgatttactcataCACAATTAACAATGGTTGGATGTTTAATTTACTAGATGTGTGGATGATTATTATGTTAAGATTTAAAAAGTAATTTTGAGgtagagtatttttttattttattgggtgAATTCTAAAActcattattatattatttatacaaGTCATTATTTATCTAACAAATCTggttttataatatatatttgtagTTATTAGTGCTTAGTTATCAAGAgtaaaggatttaaaaaaatttaatagtgaaactatatatatatatatatatatatatatatatatattattcttctTGCATATACATTTTTTTATGCTGGTCTTTTTTGTGTCTTGATATACAACACCACTTAGAAAAGTATGAGTAGTAAATAGTAATTGACTAATTGCTGCTCCGAATTAAGACCAAAATGCAACTTTACATTGTCGTATTTTATTTTTCGTTGTCAATTTGGTTACTTAATTAGTTTTGGAGATATTTTGACGTTGATTATTTGTTGAAAAAAATATTGTCTAGGAATAATTTACTACACTGTAGTACACATTACGTGTCTTATTCATATTTtccttctcttatttttataacGAAGTAAGTAGTAATGCTTGACTTCTAAAACGGAAGAGCTATATTGCCTTGtacaataaaaagttaaaaaaaaatactaaaaaaaagatTATAAAGACCAAAAAGTATAAGTAAACTCTCccaaaattatttaacaaaacaAAATCTGTTTTGTATAAGTTGTGACTTGCaacttcatttaaaaaaattattaataaaatcctgtgaaaaaataattaataatggaAAAAGATATGTGTGTGtgcctctatatatatatataaggatggTTTTGTTAGagatatacaataaaaaataccaaaaatataaAGATTAATCTAATAAAAATACTGGTTGAATTGAATTTCAATTGCAGTTTTAAACTTGTGCTTTTTTTAATACAATGTCCAATTCGATTTTAGCCACCTTAATTTGTCTGTGGATTCGATCCATTATGCTTCTTTTTGTCAAACAAATATTATTAAGATATGAGTAATTTTCAAGCCTTTGGTCTATATTATTCTTTCTAGTATTTGATATAGT
Encoded here:
- the LOC112747567 gene encoding 6,7,8-trihydroxycoumarin synthase-like; this translates as MFSFLYYLLLLAVPLMAVMIFHHFKKQQHRRTTLPPGPKPLPIIGNLHQLDSSNLNVQLWNLSKIYGSIFSLQIGFKPAIVISSPKLAKEVLKDHDLDVSSRPPSLGTTRLSYNGFDLIFSPYSEYWREIRKICVVHFFSSKRISGFYHIRKSEVERMLGRISEHVSSSKTTNLSEILMSVSSSIVCRIAFGRRYDGEGAERSRFHGLLNEIQAIFLAFFVSDYIPFMGWVDRVSGLLDRVEKTFKELDEFLQGVIEEHEEDHNNGKKGEDIVDVLFELKKQGNLSIDITNDHIKAITMNMLVAASDTTAATTTWIMTALMKNPRVMKKAQEEIRSLYGKKPFIEDEDIEKLVYLKAVIKETLRYYAPAPLVPREFNKKSRIAGYEIEAKTIVYVNVFAIHRDPETWKDPEVFDPERFIDSNINFTGQDFELIPFGAGRRICPGIPLGSASVELITANLLNSFDWEMPQGMKREDIDSEGLPGLARHKKNHLCLLAKNHI